Genomic segment of uncultured Desulfobacter sp.:
TATTGATTAAGTTTATGTAAGGATTCAAATCTGGAAACGATTGGTTAAGAGTACCTTCATAGCTCGAAAATCGCAAGGGCTTTTGCCTGTTATTCGGGGGATATCTGTTGGGGAAAATGGAAAACGGCATGTTGTTTACGGCAATGGACCAGTAATTGTTTGAAACAGCAATGTCGGGCCAGCAGGACGTCTGAATCGGGAAGGAATGAGAAAAAGGCCTGACTGCCTATGATAATGAGTTTTTTTCTGGCCCGGGTCATGGCCACATTGAGGCGGTTTGGGCTGTTTAAAAATTCGTTGGTCATGTGATCCGGGTCCGAGGCGGTTAGCCCAAAGAGAATGACGTCCCGCTCGGTACCCTGGATTCGTTCTACTGTGTCCACAAGAAGGAGACAGGCAGGGTCGTGATGGTCTGCCAAGATTGTTTCCAGCCGTTGGCGGATGGCGTTGTTCTGTGCCCGGTGGGGGGTGATGATTGCCATTTGGTCCGGGGAGAGGCCGTGGCCAAGGAGCAGACGGCGGGCCAGTGCCGCCATGAGATCGGCTTCCATATCCGATTGCTGGGCACAGCCCTGATGATCAGTTAAAACAAGCGTAACAGGCTGTTCCGGATTCAGAATGTCGCTGAGTATTGGGTCGTCCGCTTTTTGAGTGTATATTTCGTCCGGGGCATCCAGGCAAAGCCGTACGTTTTCCACTGAAGGGGCGGGGTGAAGTCGGCTGTGGTACCAGGTTTTGGATGGAAATTCACAGATTTCTTTGTTCATCCGGTAGGTGGTGTCCAGTGTGGCCTGACACGCTTCAGGATACAAGGCCTGGATGTTTTCAAGAATGGAGTTGTTCAATTGCAGTCCAGTTTCTTTGTCATCCGGATCCTGTGGATTATAATAGCCCATGACAATGGGCGAAAGCTGGTGGACATCGCCCAGAAACAAGAAGTTTCCTCTGGCGTAGGCGAGGCTGAGCAGGGCCTGGGGCACCGTAACCTGGGAGGCCTCATCGAAAATCATCCAGTCAAGGGCCAGGGGAAAGCCCTTGTCTTTGCTGTTGAACAGAGAATAAAATCCGTATCCGGTGGCGCCTAAAATCAGCCAGGACCGGGTCGGTAGATTCCGAGCATCTTTTGTATATTCTACCTTCATGGCGGCATTGGGCGCGGGTGTCTTGGATTCCGGGGTGTTGTCCTCCCCCCATTTCACGCAATGGCCCGGAAAACCATCCGGGAGGTATTGATCCGCCAACTGGACCACTTTTTTCAAGACCGTGTCAATGGCCTGGTGGGTCAGGGCACTGATGCCGATGCGCAGGGGCCTCCCGGCTTCATGGGCTTCAAGGATCAGGGCGATGATGATCCAGCCGAGCAGGTGGGTTTTTCCCGTGCCCGGCGGGCCCTGGATCATGGCGGTGCGCTGTTGGAATGGGAGTTTTAGAGCCTGTTGCTGGGAGAGGTTGAGGCCGTGATGATCCCGGGTCAGCCATTCTTCCACCCAGGCTGTTGATGCCGGGGGCTGCCTTTCCATGGCAGTTCCTGCCAGAAGTTGCTGTAGATGGAGATATTTGCTGTTGGAAAATAGGGTCTGGGCCGCGTGAAGCAGTTTTTCCCGGTTCCAGTCATCCATATCTTCTTCAAGGGAGTAGAACAATGATTTATTAAGCGTCTTTCTGCCGGATCGGGAAATTAGCCCGATGCTGCCTGCGCCCATATCATATTCGGCCATGATCACGGGAAAGCCGTTCTGCAGATCCGTCATGCCATGGGGAACAAGTTTGAGAAAATCCCCCCGGCGGAATTTGGCCGGCAGGGTTTGGTCTGTGGGGGTAAAAATATTAATAAATCGGCCGGTGTTGTCCAAACGGGTTTGCTGGAATTTCAGGTATCCCAGGGATCTGAACCGCAGCATCCGCTCTTCTAAGGGCTGTTCCTGGAGCATCATGATATTTGCCGATTTCAGGCGGTGTTCTTCCTGGATAAACGTCGAATAAGGCAATGCTTTTTCATTTCCATTGCTGCTTGACGGCCACTCCTTGATCCATTGGCTGTCCAGTTGAGATACTGCGCACTGATACAGTTCTACCATAAGAGCAAGGCGTTTTTGTAACTCGGCTGCAGCCTGACCTATATCACTGATGAATCCGTTGTCGTAGTGAAACAGGGACGGTGGTGGTGTGATTGAGGTTCGGCAATTAAAAATGCGGCCCAGTGTAAAAAGGGACGCTGCGCCCGGTGCAGGCATATAAAAATGGGCGGTCAAGATCTGTTGTATATCTGTCCAGGGGGAGGGCTGGGTTTGGCTGAAAAATTGCACCGATGGTCCGGGTGCCTCCTTAAGCCATTGATCCAAAGTCGCGGGTGTCTGGGAACCAAAATGGAAGAGATGCGGCCCCTGGCCGGCATGGATACTTTGTTCCCATAACTGCTTAAATTCACGTAAAAAAGTTTTTTGGACTGCCTGACGTTCGCTTTTTGTCTCCATGATCCAGACATGTGATTTAATCATTGTTTGGCCGTCTGCATCCAGAATATGCCATCCCAGGACCCGGGGCCGGCCGTCCAGAAGATTTTTTTCCAGGTGGATGAAAATGCGCCTGGACAAATTGGCCGGGAAACCGTGGGTCTTTTGGGTGTGGCAGCGGATGTGGCCCTTTACAAAGGCTTCACACCATCCAATGAGTTTTTTCTGCTGCCCAGGAGAGAGGGGATGGGGCTCTTTTTCAAAGGCACCGGGGAGCTGTTCAAATGTGTCGCAGCTCAATTGCTGGAGAGCCGCCAGTTCGCCGCTGGTTAATTTGGGCAGCAAGCGGATATCTTCATGGGCCACGGCCTGGTGGTAGCAGCCGGAAAATCCCGAGCAGCTGGTGCACAGGCTTTGAAGCCTGTACGCAGCATGGGCGGGCAGGCCGGAAAGCACATGACCAAGGTGAGTCAGAAGGGTAGGCAGGGTTGCAAGGTATGGGGTTAAATTGAATTCATGGATCTGGTATGGATCTGTTTTTTCAGCGTTGTCCAAAAGCGGTGGGGTAATAATGAACCCTTTGCCGGAGACACGGGCAGGCAGCTTGTACTGAGCTATAAGCTGTTTTAATGCCATGGCATAAAAGGCCACCTGCCATTTATGGTGGTAGCCGGGTCTGCGGCTGCGTTTGATGTCCCCGGCTTCAATGATTGCCTGTTCGCCTTTGCCGACGGAAAGTTTTAAAAGATCCGGGATGCCGATTCCTGTGATGTGAGAAAAATTAGGTACTGGTCCATCTGTTTTGAGATAGCACTGGGACAACCAGAATTGCCTGTTTTCTTCTGGATTAATAAGGAGTTGAGCGATAGTTTTTTTTATCAGCTTAAGGGAAGGGACCCACCGGGGCTCGCCGGTTCTTGCCGGTTCGGGAACCGCCAGGCTGTTC
This window contains:
- a CDS encoding AAA domain-containing protein, producing the protein MLQGTDLRLDPLLRLPNTFRPFYGAFPGLRPVQIEAIAPILAGRDLIVQAATGSGKSEAVLAPALERVIISGRTHGVLYIIPTRALAKDLMRRFEPIITERLNLILAIRTGDIKKGGTRRPDIMFTTPESLDVMLGSGNADLKAFLARVGTVIIDEIHPLVHQYRGRHLVYLFTRLARRTGKAIQKIAMSATIAGIPGVMDFLNFRPDAVAISTGADRQIQARLLHLKDEDTELPALLNDLYREWSYRKILVFCNSRSSCDRLSGIVRRNGVFQHVTELHYSNLKAKERKKAENRFRKNPHALCIATATLELGIDVGDVDAVILYQPPGSVSTFLQRIGRANRRGQSINFWGITAGESAGTQVIRFLALLELGRQGKIEVSTPKNLPSVLSQQIISCLYEKKQISLNAMKDLFPDRKEMLPDIFKSLEKKGWLRRTRRPGLIRGGWQYRNYVMNYKIWGNFPETEKEYILEVDRESIADIPQSIVDQMDVGDRVYLSGRRLKILKIDEGDPGKVTARPAMGKDDKALVWVGLGAHVSWETAQAMGGILASGSLPEHSGLMARTRKLFNSELSYFEHRVKLACGIEVIPGTRARFHFCTFLGSAGNLVLEWVVRDHFQDKDLAVAFSEIGVECDRWIDFQKLNLPIKKQAFHTWVSTHFRVLRSLIPLSIFWRTLPKKQMVQEVADFLFDQRVADTFARYLELGSDIISGDMENLSAPLPMDGEADKASLFEMKAGTDLLAHERQTAKMPENSPFVAPVWQRPCLSPDQTIPRALTATMVSDYLFYGQCDRRFCLSYLGLAYPVKEQNDIMVLAREQGLQHEQTVLSALEQQGNSLAVPEPARTGEPRWVPSLKLIKKTIAQLLINPEENRQFWLSQCYLKTDGPVPNFSHITGIGIPDLLKLSVGKGEQAIIEAGDIKRSRRPGYHHKWQVAFYAMALKQLIAQYKLPARVSGKGFIITPPLLDNAEKTDPYQIHEFNLTPYLATLPTLLTHLGHVLSGLPAHAAYRLQSLCTSCSGFSGCYHQAVAHEDIRLLPKLTSGELAALQQLSCDTFEQLPGAFEKEPHPLSPGQQKKLIGWCEAFVKGHIRCHTQKTHGFPANLSRRIFIHLEKNLLDGRPRVLGWHILDADGQTMIKSHVWIMETKSERQAVQKTFLREFKQLWEQSIHAGQGPHLFHFGSQTPATLDQWLKEAPGPSVQFFSQTQPSPWTDIQQILTAHFYMPAPGAASLFTLGRIFNCRTSITPPPSLFHYDNGFISDIGQAAAELQKRLALMVELYQCAVSQLDSQWIKEWPSSSNGNEKALPYSTFIQEEHRLKSANIMMLQEQPLEERMLRFRSLGYLKFQQTRLDNTGRFINIFTPTDQTLPAKFRRGDFLKLVPHGMTDLQNGFPVIMAEYDMGAGSIGLISRSGRKTLNKSLFYSLEEDMDDWNREKLLHAAQTLFSNSKYLHLQQLLAGTAMERQPPASTAWVEEWLTRDHHGLNLSQQQALKLPFQQRTAMIQGPPGTGKTHLLGWIIIALILEAHEAGRPLRIGISALTHQAIDTVLKKVVQLADQYLPDGFPGHCVKWGEDNTPESKTPAPNAAMKVEYTKDARNLPTRSWLILGATGYGFYSLFNSKDKGFPLALDWMIFDEASQVTVPQALLSLAYARGNFLFLGDVHQLSPIVMGYYNPQDPDDKETGLQLNNSILENIQALYPEACQATLDTTYRMNKEICEFPSKTWYHSRLHPAPSVENVRLCLDAPDEIYTQKADDPILSDILNPEQPVTLVLTDHQGCAQQSDMEADLMAALARRLLLGHGLSPDQMAIITPHRAQNNAIRQRLETILADHHDPACLLLVDTVERIQGTERDVILFGLTASDPDHMTNEFLNSPNRLNVAMTRARKKLIIIGSQAFFSFLPDSDVLLARHCCFKQLLVHCRKQHAVFHFPQQISPE